The genomic window GTCCTCAATCGAGAGTCCGGTCCATCCGCCCGCAAGTAGATATCGGCGGCCGCGGCGGCAAACTTTGACGATAAAGTAAAATTTTCCGAAACGGTTTTCAGGGCTGGGGGGGCGACTGGCGGGTCCCGTAGCTACCGTCGCCAGACGGTGGATCGCAAGCGCAGTCCCCACGCTCTGGCGAGCGTAGCTACGGCGGCGATCCTGTCCCGCCTCCCCTGACTTTCCCCGCACGGGCCTCTAAAATCTCCGCTAACCATTCACCTACACAACCGTGGAACTGCACGCTATGACCTTCCAAATCGACGCTGCTGGAGCCCTCTTGGAGACCGATCTGCCGCTGCCCAAACGCAGTGGCAAGGTCCGCGACGTGTACGACCTGGGCGACGAATTATTGATCATCAGCACCGATCGGATCAGCGCCTTCGACTGGATCCTGCCGGTCGGCATCCCCGGCAAAGGCCAGCTGCTGACGGCGATGAGCCGGTTCTGGTTCAACTTGCTGGATTTCCCCAACCACTTGGTGTCCTGCAACCTGCCCCTGGACCGGCTGCCGGGCATCGACCCGACCCCTCTGGCCGGTCGTTCGATGGTGGTTCGCAAAGCCGACGTGGTGCCCTTCGAATGCGTCGTCCGTGGCTACTTGGAAGGCAGCGGCTGGAGCGAGTATCAGGACAACGGAGCCGTCTGTGGGATCCAGCTGCCCGCCGGCTTGCAGCAATGTGATCGCTTGCCCGAGCCAATCTTTACGCCGGCTACCAAAGCCGAAGAAGGGCACGACGAAAACGTGTCGTTCGAGCGGATGGCGGAAACTATCGGTGACGATTTAGCAATGCGGTTGCGAACCGCGACGCTGAACATCTATCAAGCCGCTGCCGAGCACGCTCGACAACGCGGCATCCTGATCGCCGATACCAAATTCGAATTCGGCATTGCCCAAGACGAACTGATTTTGGTGGACGAAGTCTTAACGCCCGATAGCTCGCGGTTCTGGGCGGCCGATGAATATGAACCCGGCCACGCTCAGCCTTCGTTTGACAAACAATTTGTCCGCGAATGGCTGGGCAGCACCAACTGGGACCGCAACAGCCCTCCCCCGCCCTTGCCCGCGGACATCGTCGCGCGGACGCGGGAAAAGTATCAAGAAGCCTACGACCGGGTGGTCGGCTAACGTACGTCCGCTCCGTAGCCGAAGTCGCCAGACTTTGGACGTTACGCGCCGCCATCCAAACTCTGGCGAGTTCGGCTACGGGCAACGATCCCCGGTCAGGCTGGAAAGCCTGATGTACTTAGCGCTGGGTGGTTTCGGCCGGTGCGGCGGCTTGAGCGGTGCCCGAATCGGCCGGAGCGGTCAGCCCCAGCATGGCAGCCGCTTGGTCTCCGTTCTCAAAGTCGATCATGATCGGATCGGTGCCCGGTTCCAGTTCCATGACCAGCCCCGAAATCCGCCACGCGTCGGCTTCTTGTTGCGTGTACCACACGACTTGGAAGCTGGTTTCGCCACCTTCTTCTGACGGTTCGATCCACAGCGAATGCACCAGGGCCGCCCCGGGGACGTCGGGCACCGGTTCGCTGCGAGTGACTTCGTAACGGGCGTCGGGCGATCCGACCGAATCCATTTGCAAACCGGTACGTTGGCATTCCGCCTGGGCTCGCGTGGTCAACAAGCGAGCGGCTTCCACCTGAGCGGCACCGCCACGACGGACGCGATCGAGAAATTCGCTGACCACCGCGGTGGGCCCATTTTGCGGGGCCTGGCCAGCGGCCTGCGTGGCGGCCGGTGCGGCGGCGGGACCGCTGCTGTCGTTGCTGGCGACGGGCGTTTTGGAACCACAGCCGGTCAGCGTCAGCGCGATCAGGACCGCGCCCATTCCCAGTCCAACCTTGAACATACTTTTGCTTCCTTGCCTAAAGCGATTGAGTAAATGAGTGAGGGGTATTCCTACGAGAATTATCCCGCCTTGGTCAACGTCGATTGTCCCGCCGGCGCCTGATACAGGATCGCATTGCCGCTGCGGCCAGCCACCTGTACCGCGCCGGTTTCGCGAAGCACATACGCGACGCGTTGGGCGACCCAGCGTTCGACCTGCATGGCGGCGGCCAGTTGAGCGGTATCGAACCGATCGGGTAACTGCTTTTGATCAACCAAATCCAACAGCTGAGAGCTGTCGACAAAGCGGTGCGTTTCCAGAACATCGGTCAGCACCACGTCCTTGACGCGGTACTTGGCCTTGCGTCGTCGTCGCCGCGAAGACTGCGGAGGCAAACGCCATTCTTCGACCTCTACCAGCGGAACTTCCAGCACCAGGCGAGAATGGGGGAACACGCTGGTGAAATAAATCAGTTCGTCGAACAGTTCCAACACGCTGCCGCGGCTGGGGCTGAAGCGGCGACTTTTGACCGGCCCGTCGGCGGTCAGCTGACGCACGATCCGCTTGCGTCCGATGATCGGCTTGACCACCCGGACGCGATGTTCTTTTAACAACTCTCGAATTTTGTCGCGGATCGCTACCAGCGATCCATGCTGCACTTCGACCAATTCGCCGTCGCACACCGCGTCGATGCGATACGGCCCCATCGTGACTTCCACGTCGGCGGCGCGGGCGGCGTACGATTCTTTTAGCTGGCGATGCAGCGATGTTTCCATACGACCGAGGTTTCCATACTACTGCGGCTCGATGCCGAAATCGCGAACGGTGTATAAGGTCTGCAGTTTCAAACCGCGATCGGCAAAGGCCTGTTGCCCGCCGGCCAGCCGATCGATGATGGCCAGCACTCCGATCACTTCCAGGCCAAAAGCCTGAGCCGCGTCGACGGCTTTTAATGCACTTCCGCCGCTGGTAATCACGTCCTCGACGATCACCACGCGTTGGCCCGGCTGGACGGGACCTTCTACCTGACGACCGGTTCCATGGCCCTTGGGTTCTTTGCGAACCATAAAACCGCGTAGAGGCAGGTCGCGCCTGCCGGCCACGGTGATGATGGCGGCCGTGATCGGGTCGGCACCGATCGCCATCCCGCCCACCGCATCGGGCAGCGGCCCATTGGCGTCCATCTGCTGCAGCATCCCGGCGGCGATCAAATTGGCAGCTTTCGGATGTAGCGTCAGGTTGCGGCAGTCCAGGTAATAGGAAGCTTTCTTGCCGCTGGCCA from Roseimaritima ulvae includes these protein-coding regions:
- a CDS encoding phosphoribosylaminoimidazolesuccinocarboxamide synthase, which translates into the protein MTFQIDAAGALLETDLPLPKRSGKVRDVYDLGDELLIISTDRISAFDWILPVGIPGKGQLLTAMSRFWFNLLDFPNHLVSCNLPLDRLPGIDPTPLAGRSMVVRKADVVPFECVVRGYLEGSGWSEYQDNGAVCGIQLPAGLQQCDRLPEPIFTPATKAEEGHDENVSFERMAETIGDDLAMRLRTATLNIYQAAAEHARQRGILIADTKFEFGIAQDELILVDEVLTPDSSRFWAADEYEPGHAQPSFDKQFVREWLGSTNWDRNSPPPPLPADIVARTREKYQEAYDRVVG
- the pyrE gene encoding orotate phosphoribosyltransferase, coding for MNEFDSDALKQLLRSEALKFGDFTLASGKKASYYLDCRNLTLHPKAANLIAAGMLQQMDANGPLPDAVGGMAIGADPITAAIITVAGRRDLPLRGFMVRKEPKGHGTGRQVEGPVQPGQRVVIVEDVITSGGSALKAVDAAQAFGLEVIGVLAIIDRLAGGQQAFADRGLKLQTLYTVRDFGIEPQ